In Peromyscus maniculatus bairdii isolate BWxNUB_F1_BW_parent chromosome 21, HU_Pman_BW_mat_3.1, whole genome shotgun sequence, one DNA window encodes the following:
- the LOC143269902 gene encoding H-2 class I histocompatibility antigen, Q10 alpha chain-like isoform X1: MAPRTLLLLLAAALAPTGTRAGSHSLRYFHTIVSRPGLGEPRFISVGYVDNTQFVRFDSDAETPRMEPRAPWMEREGPEYWEEETRNAKITEQTFRVGLRILLGYYNQSEGGSHTIQWMYGCDLGSDGRLLRGYNQHAYDGRDYLALNDDLTTWTAADTAAQITWRKWEQAGEAERHRAYLEGRCVESLCRYLEIGKDALQRTDPPKTHVTHHPTLKGEGTLRCWALGFYPAEISITWQRDGEEQTQDMELVETRPSGDGTFQKWAAVVVPAGEEKNYTCHVHHEGLPEPLTLTWEPPQSTVPIMANITVQVLIGALAIIGAVAITGAVVAVVKMRRNTGGKGGNYTPASGRDSAQSSDVSLPGCEAGRQLPVLTE, encoded by the exons ATGGCTCCGCGcacgctgctcctgctgctggcgGCCGCCCTGGCCCCGACCGGGACCCGCGCGG GCTCGCACTCGCTGCGGTATTTCCACACCATCGTGTCCCGGCCCGGCCTCGGGGAGCCCCGGTTCATCTCTGTCGGCTACGTGGACAACACGCAGTTCGTGCGCTTCGACAGCGATGCGGAGACTCCGAGGATGGAGCCGCGGGCGCCGTGGATGGAGCGGGAGGGGCCGGAGTATTGGGAGGAGGAGACGCGGAACGCCAAGATCACAGAGCAGACTTTCCGAGTTGGCCTGAGGATCCTGCTCGGCTACTACAACCAGAGCGAGGGCG GCTCTCACACCATCCAGTGGATGTACGGCTGTGACTTGGGGTCGGATGGGCGCCTCCTCCGCGGGTACAATCAGCACGCCTATGACGGCCGCGATTACCTCGCCCTGAACGACGACCTGACGACGTGGACGGCGGCGGACACGGCGGCGCAGATCACCTGGCGCAAGTGGGAGCAGGctggtgaggcagagagacacagggcCTACCTGGAGGGCCGCTGCGTGGAGTCGCTGTGCAGATACCTGGAGATCGGGAAGGACGCGCTGCAGCGCACAG ATCCCCCAAAGACACATGTGACCCATCACCCCACACTGAAAGGAGAAGGCACCCTGAGGTGCTGGGCTCTGGGCTTCTACCCTGCTGAGATCTCCATAACCtggcagagggatggggaggaacagactcaggacatGGAGCTGGTGGAGACCAGaccttctggggatggaaccttccagaagtgggcagctgtggtggttcCTGCTGGGGAGGAGAAGAATTACACATGTCATGTGCACCATGAGGGTCTTCCTGAGCCCCTCACCCTGACATGGG AGCCTCCTCAGTCCACTGTCCCCATCATGGCAAACATTACTGTTCAGGTTCTCATTGGAGCTTTGGCCATCATTGGAGCTGTGGCCATCACTGGAGCTGTGGTGGCTGTTGTGAAGATGAGGAGAAACACag GTGGAAAAGGAGGGAACTATACTCCAGCTTCAG GCAGGGACAGTGCCCAGAGCTCTGATGTGTCTCTCCCAGGATGTGAAG CGGGAAGACAGCTGCCTGTcctgacagagtga
- the LOC143269902 gene encoding H-2 class I histocompatibility antigen, Q10 alpha chain-like isoform X2 produces the protein MAPRTLLLLLAAALAPTGTRAGSHSLRYFHTIVSRPGLGEPRFISVGYVDNTQFVRFDSDAETPRMEPRAPWMEREGPEYWEEETRNAKITEQTFRVGLRILLGYYNQSEGGSHTIQWMYGCDLGSDGRLLRGYNQHAYDGRDYLALNDDLTTWTAADTAAQITWRKWEQAGEAERHRAYLEGRCVESLCRYLEIGKDALQRTDPPKTHVTHHPTLKGEGTLRCWALGFYPAEISITWQRDGEEQTQDMELVETRPSGDGTFQKWAAVVVPAGEEKNYTCHVHHEGLPEPLTLTWEPPQSTVPIMANITVQVLIGALAIIGAVAITGAVVAVVKMRRNTGGKGGNYTPASAGRQLPVLTE, from the exons ATGGCTCCGCGcacgctgctcctgctgctggcgGCCGCCCTGGCCCCGACCGGGACCCGCGCGG GCTCGCACTCGCTGCGGTATTTCCACACCATCGTGTCCCGGCCCGGCCTCGGGGAGCCCCGGTTCATCTCTGTCGGCTACGTGGACAACACGCAGTTCGTGCGCTTCGACAGCGATGCGGAGACTCCGAGGATGGAGCCGCGGGCGCCGTGGATGGAGCGGGAGGGGCCGGAGTATTGGGAGGAGGAGACGCGGAACGCCAAGATCACAGAGCAGACTTTCCGAGTTGGCCTGAGGATCCTGCTCGGCTACTACAACCAGAGCGAGGGCG GCTCTCACACCATCCAGTGGATGTACGGCTGTGACTTGGGGTCGGATGGGCGCCTCCTCCGCGGGTACAATCAGCACGCCTATGACGGCCGCGATTACCTCGCCCTGAACGACGACCTGACGACGTGGACGGCGGCGGACACGGCGGCGCAGATCACCTGGCGCAAGTGGGAGCAGGctggtgaggcagagagacacagggcCTACCTGGAGGGCCGCTGCGTGGAGTCGCTGTGCAGATACCTGGAGATCGGGAAGGACGCGCTGCAGCGCACAG ATCCCCCAAAGACACATGTGACCCATCACCCCACACTGAAAGGAGAAGGCACCCTGAGGTGCTGGGCTCTGGGCTTCTACCCTGCTGAGATCTCCATAACCtggcagagggatggggaggaacagactcaggacatGGAGCTGGTGGAGACCAGaccttctggggatggaaccttccagaagtgggcagctgtggtggttcCTGCTGGGGAGGAGAAGAATTACACATGTCATGTGCACCATGAGGGTCTTCCTGAGCCCCTCACCCTGACATGGG AGCCTCCTCAGTCCACTGTCCCCATCATGGCAAACATTACTGTTCAGGTTCTCATTGGAGCTTTGGCCATCATTGGAGCTGTGGCCATCACTGGAGCTGTGGTGGCTGTTGTGAAGATGAGGAGAAACACag GTGGAAAAGGAGGGAACTATACTCCAGCTTCAG CGGGAAGACAGCTGCCTGTcctgacagagtga